A single genomic interval of Nostoc commune NIES-4072 harbors:
- a CDS encoding ATP-binding protein produces the protein MAKLKISKKISTALINSLGAGVVPRVGVEYIAVGREKELKSLLQNLDDIGEGVAAFRFIIGNYGSGKSFLLQLIRNRAMEQGFVVADADLSPERRLAGSSNEGVATYRELMSHLATKTRPDGGALVSILEGWINKIQQEVVKETEMRPNDDGFDDQVESKIREVVQYIEGLVHGFDFGSVIIAYWRGYRLDDDNLKNAAMRWLRGEFTTKVEAKAALGVRVIIDDDSWYDYIKLFAKFVAEIGYKGLLILVDEAVHLYQISTTVTREKNYNRLLAMFNDTMQCKAEHLGIVVGGTTKFLEDPKRGLFADQAWQRRTKESRFVAQANVQEHLGPVIRLNPLSEAEILTLLQRLAEIHALNFGYEQTLTNRELKEFVQEIINRLGAEALLTPGEIVRDFMSVLNILHQNPGIAFGELIHGSKFKPTAMGKDADVDEDGAAEFSL, from the coding sequence ATGGCAAAGCTCAAAATCTCGAAAAAAATCTCCACTGCTTTAATCAATTCCCTTGGTGCTGGGGTAGTACCAAGAGTGGGAGTTGAATATATAGCAGTAGGCCGAGAAAAAGAACTCAAAAGCCTATTACAAAATCTTGATGATATTGGAGAAGGTGTAGCAGCATTTCGCTTCATAATTGGTAACTACGGTTCTGGTAAAAGTTTTTTATTGCAACTAATACGTAACCGGGCTATGGAGCAAGGTTTTGTAGTAGCTGATGCTGATTTATCCCCTGAACGCCGATTAGCTGGAAGCAGCAATGAAGGTGTAGCTACCTATCGAGAATTAATGAGCCACCTAGCTACAAAAACTCGTCCTGATGGTGGTGCTTTAGTCTCGATTTTAGAAGGATGGATTAATAAAATTCAACAAGAAGTGGTTAAAGAAACGGAAATGCGTCCGAATGACGATGGTTTTGATGACCAAGTTGAATCGAAAATTAGGGAAGTAGTTCAGTATATTGAAGGCTTAGTTCACGGTTTTGATTTTGGTAGCGTGATTATTGCTTATTGGCGTGGCTACCGATTGGATGATGATAATTTAAAAAATGCGGCAATGCGCTGGTTGCGCGGAGAATTTACTACTAAAGTTGAGGCAAAAGCAGCTTTAGGAGTGCGCGTTATTATTGATGATGATAGTTGGTATGACTATATAAAATTGTTTGCGAAATTTGTCGCTGAAATTGGCTATAAAGGACTGTTAATTTTAGTTGATGAAGCTGTACATTTATATCAAATATCTACTACAGTCACGCGGGAAAAGAATTATAATCGACTCCTGGCAATGTTTAACGACACCATGCAATGTAAAGCAGAACATCTTGGCATTGTCGTTGGTGGAACAACCAAGTTTTTAGAAGACCCCAAACGAGGACTTTTTGCAGACCAAGCTTGGCAAAGACGCACAAAAGAAAGCCGTTTTGTTGCACAAGCTAATGTTCAGGAACATTTAGGCCCAGTGATTCGGCTAAATCCGTTGAGTGAAGCAGAAATTTTGACGCTTCTGCAACGTTTAGCTGAAATTCATGCACTCAATTTTGGCTATGAACAGACTTTGACAAATCGTGAGTTGAAAGAGTTTGTGCAAGAAATTATTAATCGCTTGGGTGCAGAAGCATTACTGACACCAGGGGAAATTGTGCGAGATTTTATGAGTGTGCTGAATATTCTTCACCAAAATCCAGGAATTGCGTTTGGTGAATTAATTCATGGCTCTAAATTTAAACCTACTGCTATGGGTAAAGACGCAGATGTGGATGAGGATGGCGCAGCAGAATTTAGTTTGTGA
- a CDS encoding XisH family protein: MSAKDLFHEAVKKGLQKEQWIITHDPLRIEFGKDDEVRIDLGAERLLAAEKAGEKIAVEIKSFLSDSALFDFHLALGQFLNYRLVLEASERERILYLAVPIAAYESFFQRDLPQASVQQYRIKLIVYDPVDEVIVKWIN; encoded by the coding sequence ATGTCGGCCAAAGACTTATTCCATGAAGCAGTCAAGAAGGGTCTTCAGAAAGAGCAGTGGATAATTACACATGACCCATTAAGGATCGAGTTTGGCAAGGATGATGAAGTTAGAATAGATTTAGGTGCAGAAAGACTCTTAGCGGCTGAAAAAGCAGGAGAAAAGATTGCGGTTGAAATTAAAAGTTTTTTGAGTGACTCAGCATTGTTTGATTTTCATCTGGCACTGGGGCAATTTTTGAACTACCGTTTAGTTTTAGAAGCTAGTGAAAGAGAACGCATATTATACTTAGCAGTGCCAATTGCCGCTTATGAATCGTTTTTCCAACGTGATTTACCCCAAGCATCAGTGCAGCAATACCGAATAAAGTTGATTGTATATGATCCAGTGGATGAGGTGATAGTTAAATGGATAAACTAG
- a CDS encoding XisI protein: MDKLAFYRQCIQKLLTEYGDVRPINGEIETQILFDTEHDHYQIVDLGWDKHHRIYNCVMHLDIKSHKIWIQRNQTDKLIADELVAMGVLKQDIVLGLQPVYAREYTGYGVG, translated from the coding sequence ATGGATAAACTAGCATTTTATCGTCAGTGTATTCAAAAACTATTGACTGAATACGGCGATGTTAGACCTATAAACGGCGAAATTGAGACGCAAATACTTTTTGATACAGAACACGACCATTATCAAATTGTTGATTTGGGATGGGATAAACATCACCGCATTTATAATTGCGTGATGCATTTAGACATTAAGAGCCATAAAATTTGGATTCAACGTAACCAAACTGATAAGTTGATTGCTGATGAATTGGTAGCAATGGGTGTACTAAAACAAGATATTGTATTGGGCTTGCAGCCTGTCTATGCCAGAGAATATACAGGGTATGGTGTGGGGTAG
- a CDS encoding IS982 family transposase, which translates to MLNEIISIYAIIDDLLKAIGHNEDCRREMNDAEIITTAITSAMFFNGNHSKACTYMKEHKLISNMLEKSRFNRRLHSVSMLINDLFHQVGMALKEISDSTEYLLDSFPVPICDNIRIFNVKIIQSAQYRGYIASKKRYFYGVRVQLLTTKNGIPVEFVFMPGSANDVRALNALPLNLPPGSEIYGDSAYTDYTIEDDLEQTSHISLKVMRKKNSKRQDQPWNQYIKQHTRHYIETVFSSITCVFPKSIHAVTYQGFLLKLQAFIFSFTLQQAFIE; encoded by the coding sequence ATGCTAAACGAAATAATTTCCATATATGCTATCATAGACGACCTGTTAAAGGCGATTGGGCATAATGAAGATTGTCGTCGAGAGATGAATGACGCAGAAATTATTACAACGGCAATAACATCGGCGATGTTCTTTAATGGTAATCATAGTAAGGCTTGTACCTATATGAAAGAACATAAGTTGATATCTAATATGTTAGAAAAGTCACGATTTAACCGGAGATTACACAGTGTCTCAATGTTAATCAACGACTTGTTTCATCAAGTGGGAATGGCACTGAAGGAAATTAGTGATTCCACTGAATATCTTTTAGACTCGTTCCCAGTGCCCATCTGCGATAACATCCGTATCTTTAATGTAAAAATAATACAGTCGGCGCAGTATAGAGGTTACATCGCATCGAAAAAACGATATTTTTACGGGGTTCGAGTTCAGTTATTAACAACCAAAAATGGTATTCCTGTCGAATTTGTGTTTATGCCTGGTAGTGCCAACGATGTACGTGCTTTAAATGCCTTACCCTTGAATCTACCACCTGGTAGTGAAATTTATGGTGATTCAGCTTACACCGACTACACGATTGAGGATGACTTGGAACAAACAAGTCACATTTCTTTAAAAGTCATGAGGAAAAAGAACTCCAAGCGTCAAGACCAGCCTTGGAATCAATATATTAAACAACATACTCGGCATTATATCGAAACTGTGTTTAGTAGTATCACTTGTGTTTTTCCAAAATCAATACATGCAGTCACTTATCAAGGGTTTTTACTTAAGCTACAAGCATTCATTTTTTCTTTTACTCTTCAACAAGCTTTTATTGAATAA
- a CDS encoding AGE family epimerase/isomerase produces the protein MEYNFQALAELYKNALLNDVLLFWEKYSLDWEQGGYFTCLDRYGKIYDTDKFIWLQNRQVWTFSMLYNQLEKRENWLKIASNGANFLAQHGRDGDGNWYFALTREGKPLVEPYNIFSDCFAAMAFSKYALAGGEEWAKDVAMQAYDNVLRRKDNPKGKYNKTYPGTRPMKSLAVPMILANLTLEMEWLLPKETLENVLAETVREVMADFLDQERGLMYENVTPDGSHIDSFEGRLINPGHGIEAMWFIMDIARRQNDTKTINKAVDVVLNILNFAWDSDYGGLYYFMDADGHPPQQLEWDQKLWWVHLESLVALAMGYRLSGREVCWKWYQKMHDYTWSHFADSEYGEWFGYLNRRGEVLLNLKGGKWKGCFHVPRALYQCLQQFEAL, from the coding sequence ATGGAGTATAATTTTCAAGCGCTCGCTGAACTTTACAAAAACGCTCTCCTCAACGACGTACTCCTCTTTTGGGAAAAATATTCTCTCGATTGGGAGCAAGGCGGCTATTTTACCTGTCTTGATCGCTACGGCAAAATTTATGATACCGACAAATTCATTTGGCTGCAAAACCGCCAGGTGTGGACTTTTTCCATGCTTTACAACCAGCTAGAAAAACGCGAAAACTGGTTAAAAATTGCTAGCAATGGCGCTAATTTTCTCGCCCAACATGGCAGAGATGGTGATGGTAACTGGTACTTTGCTCTCACTCGTGAAGGGAAACCACTGGTTGAGCCTTACAATATCTTTTCTGACTGCTTTGCAGCAATGGCATTTAGTAAATATGCACTCGCTGGCGGCGAAGAATGGGCAAAGGATGTGGCGATGCAGGCTTATGATAACGTATTACGCCGCAAGGACAACCCCAAGGGCAAATATAATAAAACCTATCCCGGCACACGCCCGATGAAATCGTTGGCTGTACCAATGATTTTAGCTAACCTGACTTTAGAAATGGAATGGTTGCTACCAAAGGAAACGTTAGAGAATGTCCTAGCTGAGACTGTCCGGGAAGTGATGGCCGATTTTCTCGACCAAGAACGGGGACTAATGTACGAAAACGTTACCCCTGACGGTTCCCACATAGATTCTTTTGAGGGACGGCTGATTAATCCAGGTCACGGTATCGAAGCTATGTGGTTCATCATGGATATCGCGCGTCGCCAAAACGACACTAAAACAATTAACAAAGCTGTTGATGTCGTGCTAAACATCCTGAATTTTGCTTGGGATAGCGACTACGGCGGATTGTATTACTTTATGGATGCAGATGGTCATCCTCCACAACAATTGGAATGGGATCAAAAGCTGTGGTGGGTTCACCTAGAGTCTTTAGTTGCATTAGCAATGGGTTATCGCTTGAGTGGGCGTGAGGTATGTTGGAAATGGTATCAAAAGATGCACGATTACACTTGGTCACACTTTGCTGATTCAGAATACGGTGAATGGTTTGGCTATCTCAATCGGCGGGGAGAAGTATTGTTGAACCTTAAAGGTGGCAAATGGAAAGGATGTTTTCACGTACCGCGTGCATTGTACCAATGCTTACAGCAATTTGAGGCATTGTGA
- a CDS encoding aspartoacylase, translating to MSQIERVAIVGGNHGNELTGVHLVKKFQQYPNLIHRASFETLALLGNLKAIEEGKRYIDKDLNRCFTNQGLQNPQLSSYEDTRAKAIQQILQPQNQPSVDVIVDLHSTTANMGLSLIFCDMHPFLLRLGAYLSSTNPMVKVFVNQQSREGGFLRSLCELGFVIEVGAVAQNILNAELFQQTEQLIYGILDYFEAYNQGNIPQKSSTLTFYQYIRTIDYPRSDAYGGLRQRGEIKAMIHPHLQFRDYEPLNPGDPMFITFEGKEIFYEGEFTVYPIFINEAAYYEKGIAMHLSQKQQKIV from the coding sequence ATGAGTCAGATTGAACGAGTTGCGATCGTTGGAGGAAACCACGGTAATGAGTTAACAGGAGTACATCTTGTCAAAAAGTTTCAGCAGTATCCAAATTTAATCCACAGAGCAAGTTTTGAAACTCTGGCATTACTTGGTAATCTCAAAGCTATTGAAGAAGGCAAACGATACATTGACAAAGATTTAAATCGTTGCTTCACTAATCAAGGCTTACAAAATCCTCAACTCTCAAGTTATGAAGATACACGGGCAAAAGCAATTCAACAGATATTGCAACCGCAAAATCAGCCCTCTGTAGATGTAATAGTTGATTTGCATAGCACAACTGCCAACATGGGGTTAAGTCTGATTTTTTGTGACATGCATCCTTTTTTACTCCGGTTAGGCGCTTATTTGAGTTCTACAAATCCGATGGTAAAGGTTTTTGTTAATCAACAATCTAGAGAAGGTGGTTTTCTCCGTTCTTTGTGCGAATTGGGTTTTGTTATAGAAGTTGGTGCTGTGGCTCAAAATATCTTAAATGCCGAATTATTTCAGCAAACAGAACAACTTATCTACGGAATTCTAGATTATTTTGAAGCTTACAACCAAGGTAATATTCCGCAGAAAAGCAGTACGCTTACATTTTATCAATACATTAGGACTATCGATTATCCAAGAAGCGATGCCTACGGCGGGCTGCGCCAACGCGGGGAGATTAAAGCCATGATTCACCCCCACCTTCAGTTTAGAGATTATGAACCTTTGAATCCAGGCGATCCAATGTTTATAACTTTTGAAGGAAAAGAAATTTTCTATGAAGGAGAGTTTACTGTTTATCCTATTTTTATTAATGAAGCAGCTTACTACGAGAAAGGAATTGCAATGCATCTAAGTCAAAAACAACAAAAGATAGTTTAA
- a CDS encoding glycosyltransferase family 4 protein, whose amino-acid sequence MENKPENYASSSASILTLGLGWFPKSPGGLERYIYELTHKLSANKDQVELCGVGLPEAERNSPIKLTNLASPDSAIWQRLWSIRTNFQKTRVGKPDAINLHFALYSFPILDILPKGVPVTFNFHGPWASESQQEVVNKNLSLLIKHWLIEQNTYNRCDRFIVLSKAFGKILHDKYQVPWGKINIIPGGVDINWFQPNLSPQEACTKLGWPTNRRILFTSRRLVHRTGVDKLLQALAIIKPRIPDVWLAIAGRGHIQAALQQQATELGLDDNVKFLGFLPDEQLPIAYQAAELSVMPSQSFEGFGLVIIESLACGTPVLCTPVGGMPEILSGFSPDLITTSTEASAIAEKLEQALLRNIPVPSREACRQYATRNYDWNQIAQQVRNVLLN is encoded by the coding sequence GTGGAAAATAAACCAGAAAATTATGCTTCATCATCTGCATCTATTCTCACTCTCGGATTGGGCTGGTTTCCCAAAAGCCCCGGAGGATTAGAAAGGTATATTTATGAATTAACTCATAAATTATCTGCAAATAAAGACCAGGTTGAATTATGCGGAGTCGGTTTACCAGAAGCTGAAAGAAATTCGCCGATTAAGTTGACTAATTTAGCGAGTCCTGACAGTGCTATTTGGCAAAGATTATGGTCTATTCGCACTAATTTTCAGAAAACAAGAGTAGGCAAACCAGATGCTATTAATTTGCACTTTGCATTATATAGCTTTCCTATTTTAGATATTTTACCAAAGGGAGTCCCAGTTACTTTTAACTTTCATGGCCCTTGGGCTTCTGAGAGTCAGCAAGAGGTAGTTAATAAAAACCTTAGTCTTTTAATCAAGCACTGGCTAATAGAACAAAACACTTATAATCGCTGCGATCGCTTCATTGTTTTGAGCAAAGCATTTGGTAAAATTTTACATGATAAATATCAAGTACCGTGGGGCAAAATTAATATTATTCCTGGTGGAGTTGATATTAACTGGTTTCAGCCAAATTTATCACCCCAGGAGGCTTGTACAAAGCTAGGCTGGCCAACTAATCGCCGTATCCTATTTACATCGCGCCGCTTAGTGCATCGAACCGGAGTTGATAAGTTATTACAGGCACTGGCTATAATTAAGCCCAGAATACCAGATGTTTGGCTTGCGATCGCAGGTCGTGGTCACATCCAAGCTGCACTACAACAACAGGCTACAGAATTAGGACTAGACGACAACGTTAAATTTTTAGGTTTTCTACCTGATGAGCAATTGCCTATAGCTTATCAAGCTGCTGAATTATCTGTCATGCCTAGCCAATCTTTTGAAGGATTTGGATTAGTAATAATTGAGTCTTTAGCGTGTGGTACTCCTGTTTTATGTACCCCAGTTGGAGGAATGCCAGAAATTTTATCAGGATTTTCACCCGATTTAATTACTACTTCAACAGAAGCCTCAGCTATTGCTGAAAAATTAGAACAAGCACTATTGCGAAATATCCCCGTACCTTCACGAGAAGCCTGTCGCCAGTACGCTACCAGAAACTATGACTGGAATCAAATCGCCCAACAAGTACGGAATGTTCTATTAAATTAA
- a CDS encoding glycosyltransferase: MRIFFLDQSGKPGGAELCLIDIAKPYRDNTLVGLFADGPFKDLLQQNHIPVEVLATQVIQVRKESSLLQGLKSLGQLAPLITKVVKIAREYDLIYANTQKALVVGALASFFSRRPLVYHLHDILSTEHFSQTNLRIAVNLVNRFASLVIANSQASKTAFIQAGGRPDIIEVVYNGFEPKNYQTDESDINKLQQQLGLQGKFVVGHFSRLAPWKGQHILIDALAKCPSEVTAILVGDALFGEQDYVQQLHEQVTELGLENRVKFLGFRSDIPQLMAACDLVAHTSISAEPFGRVIVEAMLCAKPVVAAKAGGVMELVEHGLNGFLVTPGEPQELAQIIITCLQETEITATIANNARTTASRRFDVAIINQQIAQLLSGRL; this comes from the coding sequence ATGAGAATTTTTTTTCTAGATCAAAGTGGTAAACCAGGTGGCGCAGAATTGTGTTTAATAGATATTGCTAAACCGTACAGAGATAACACTTTGGTAGGTTTATTTGCAGATGGGCCATTTAAAGATTTATTGCAGCAAAATCATATCCCAGTAGAAGTTCTTGCAACTCAAGTAATCCAAGTTCGTAAAGAAAGCAGTTTGCTACAAGGATTAAAGAGTCTGGGACAACTTGCGCCTTTGATTACTAAAGTAGTTAAAATAGCGCGTGAATACGATTTAATCTATGCCAACACCCAAAAAGCATTAGTTGTCGGAGCATTAGCAAGTTTCTTCAGCCGTCGCCCTTTGGTTTATCATTTACATGATATTCTTTCCACAGAACATTTTAGCCAAACTAATCTTCGCATTGCTGTTAACTTAGTTAATCGTTTTGCATCATTAGTAATTGCCAATTCTCAAGCAAGTAAAACAGCCTTTATACAAGCGGGAGGACGCCCAGATATCATCGAAGTTGTCTATAACGGCTTTGAACCAAAAAACTATCAAACTGATGAGTCTGACATTAATAAATTACAGCAACAGTTAGGATTACAAGGAAAATTTGTAGTCGGACACTTTAGCCGTCTTGCACCTTGGAAAGGGCAGCATATTTTAATTGATGCCCTTGCCAAATGTCCGTCAGAGGTGACGGCAATTTTAGTGGGTGATGCACTATTTGGCGAACAAGATTATGTCCAACAGTTACACGAACAAGTTACTGAACTAGGATTAGAAAACCGCGTCAAATTTTTAGGATTTCGTTCTGATATTCCCCAGTTAATGGCAGCTTGTGACTTAGTAGCACATACCTCTATTTCCGCAGAACCCTTTGGTAGAGTGATTGTAGAGGCAATGCTATGTGCAAAACCTGTAGTTGCAGCAAAAGCTGGCGGTGTAATGGAATTAGTAGAACATGGACTTAATGGTTTTCTAGTGACACCAGGAGAACCCCAGGAACTTGCACAAATAATTATCACCTGTCTTCAGGAGACGGAAATAACTGCAACTATAGCTAATAATGCCCGGACTACTGCTAGTCGGCGTTTTGATGTTGCAATAATTAATCAGCAAATTGCTCAACTTCTGTCTGGCAGATTATAA